The genomic window GCGGGCGTCGGTGAACGCCCCTTTCTCGTGGCCGAACAGTTCGCTCTCGAGGAGCGTCTCGGCGATTGCCGCGCAGTTGACGGCGATGAACGGCTGGTCGCGGCGACGACTGAGGTAATGAATCGAGCGCGCGACGACCTCTTTGCCGGTGCCGTTCTCACCGAGGATGAGGATCGCCAAGTCCGTGTCGGCAATCCGCCGCACCGTGGAGCGGACCGCTTCGATCGCCGGGCTGTGTCCGATGAGTTGCACCCCCTCGGCCGCTTGCTCGACGAGCTTCTGGTGTTTGGTGAGCAGCTCCTCGAAGTGTTGCGTGTTTTCCAGAGCCACTGCGGCGTAGGCGGCCAGCTCGACGAGGCCGCGCTCGTCCTCGTCGCTGAAGTGCCCCTCGCGTTTGTTGAGGACCTCGAAGGCGCCCAGGCAGCGATCGGCGGGGGTAAGCAGGGGGACGCAAATGAGATTGCGCGTGGTGTAGCCGGTCGACTTGTCGACGGTCCGGTCGATCTCGTTCTCGCCCAGTCCGCCGCCGACGCGGCGCGGCTGAAGCGTTTGCACGACTTGGCCGGCGACGCCCGTGTTGTCGGGGATTCGCAGCTCGTCGTCCTTGACCCCCAGGGCCGGGCGGGCGATGAGTTGCCGATTCGTCTTGTCCCACAGGAAGATGCTCGCCCGCTCGGCGCCCAAGAGATCGGCGGCCGTTTCGGCCATCGCCTTGAGGAGCGACTCAGTGCACTCAGCCTGGCCCCAGCGACGGGTGATGTCGAGCAACCGTTCCAACCGCCGGATGCGACGTTGCCGCTGGACCCGGCTGTGGACCGTCTGAAGGGCCGGTTGGAGGACGTCGGCCAACTCTGCGAAGACGGCCGGAGTCGTTCCGGCGGCGGTCAGGGCGTACCCCTCTCCCAGCGGGGCGGCGAGCCAGTCGCCAACGGCGGACTGCCGATTGAGATCGATCGCCTCGGCGGCGGCTTCGGTGGGGAGCAGCTTGGCCGGGGCTCCGCTGGCTGCGACGGCCTCCCACTGCGGGGGATTGGTCCGGACGACCCCGACGACCTTGGCCCCGGCCGCGCCCCGCATCTCGGGGAGGAGCCGGTTGAGGAACGGGAGCAAATCGTCGCTCTCTGCCGTCGATTCGAGGGCGATTTTCGCAAGTTCAGCGAGTTGGAGAGTCTTTTCGGGCATGTTCGGACGGGGCAGGCGCTGCGAAAATGATCGATTACTTCGAGATAGTCGAATCAATTATACAACAGTCCTTGGGAAAGTGTAGCTCAAGTGACTAGCGATCCCAATCATACGGATTAGTACGCCAATTCTCCCTATTCCCAGCGGGAGGAACCGCGGCAGAGACCGTCCTTCGTGGGAACCCCCAAGATCGCCCAAATTGCCCAGGGGCTGCCAGAATCCGCAAGGGAACGCTCAACTACGCGGAGCAGCTCGCTGCCATCCGCGTCCAGCGGCGGTTCTCCGGTCCTGTCTCTTGGCGGGTTAGGCGTCCGTAGCGGTTCCCGTCCGAAGAGCAGGAGGTATTGCTCCGAGTTTCCAGTTCCCCTGCGGGGGGGACGCCGGGCCCCTGTGTCATTATGCGAGACAGTGGTATCTTTCGGGCCCCGGCTGCGCTTAGGTACGCGTGGAGTCGGTTGTTCGATCGTCGCACCTGGGCCGCAGGAGCCAGCCATGGGCATGTTTTCGGGAAAGAAGGGCCTCATCACCGGGGTCTTCAACAAGCAATCGATCGCCTGGGCCATCGCCGAGCGGATCCTGTCCGAGGGGGGCGAATGCGGCTTCTCCTATATGCCGGATAGGCCCGACGACGAGCGGAAGAAGAATCTCAACCGGGTCGAGAAGCTCACCGAGGGGATCGAGGGGGTCAAGTTCCTGTTCCCGATGGACGTCACCAACGACGAGCACATCGCCGCGCTCATGTCGAAGTGCGGCGAAGAATTTGGCAAGCTCGATTTCTTGCTCCACTCGATCGCCTTCGCCCCGCCGGAGGACCTGCGCGGGCCGACGGTCGCCACGAGTCGGGCCGGCTTCAAGCTCGCCATGGAGATCAGCGCCTTCAGCCTGATGGCGATCACCAACGCGGCCAAGGACGTGCTGACCGACG from Pirellulales bacterium includes these protein-coding regions:
- a CDS encoding sigma-54-dependent Fis family transcriptional regulator; translated protein: MPEKTLQLAELAKIALESTAESDDLLPFLNRLLPEMRGAAGAKVVGVVRTNPPQWEAVAASGAPAKLLPTEAAAEAIDLNRQSAVGDWLAAPLGEGYALTAAGTTPAVFAELADVLQPALQTVHSRVQRQRRIRRLERLLDITRRWGQAECTESLLKAMAETAADLLGAERASIFLWDKTNRQLIARPALGVKDDELRIPDNTGVAGQVVQTLQPRRVGGGLGENEIDRTVDKSTGYTTRNLICVPLLTPADRCLGAFEVLNKREGHFSDEDERGLVELAAYAAVALENTQHFEELLTKHQKLVEQAAEGVQLIGHSPAIEAVRSTVRRIADTDLAILILGENGTGKEVVARSIHYLSRRRDQPFIAVNCAAIAETLLESELFGHEKGAFTDARESRPGKFELASGGTLFLDEIGDMSPGGQAKLLRVLEDKIVVRVGGSRPIHTEVRILAATNQDLGAMVRQKRFREDLFFRLNVVSLELPALRERGEDVLLLAEFFLRSFCVHMGRRTPSFSAAARRRLAQHAWPGNVRELRNVCERLAYLSSGEAVELDDLAFLDPGLQESGPAVDLEATLAEATRQFQDRFIRQTIEAQRGNMTTAAQRLGLHRSNLYRKMRQLGMPTGDEE
- a CDS encoding enoyl-ACP reductase encodes the protein MGMFSGKKGLITGVFNKQSIAWAIAERILSEGGECGFSYMPDRPDDERKKNLNRVEKLTEGIEGVKFLFPMDVTNDEHIAALMSKCGEEFGKLDFLLHSIAFAPPEDLRGPTVATSRAGFKLAMEISAFSLMAITNAAKDVLTDGASVLTLTYFGGEKCVPGYNVMGVCKAALDSIVKYLAFDLGPRGIRVNALSAGPLQTISGRGAGVDDMLTLYEAMAPLGRNITHDEAGNCGAFLLSDMASGVTAEIFHLDGGYNAMGSPGRMIEKYRAREA